A DNA window from Coffea arabica cultivar ET-39 chromosome 6c, Coffea Arabica ET-39 HiFi, whole genome shotgun sequence contains the following coding sequences:
- the LOC113691725 gene encoding peptide chain release factor PrfB3, chloroplastic-like isoform X2, with product MAKVAAEPISLSAALSSSASSVRRRHKSSRIRASQPLNDKSNSNKQLGMFALRKKIEDSILSAEILAPTALEQEEARHIQQEKVIRECNLWDDIAQANEFLVKLAESDKVVDALKDLRYKAEEAKLIMELAEMDAINDGLFNQAYSASVYVNKYLKKYEMSKLLNEPYEREGACITIESGHEGIHDERWAEQLVQMYIKWAEKQGHKWRIIEKFPSKNGGIKSAILEFESNFVYGYLMGERGVHRMIKASPDGSLASEGSSATVDVIPLFLESVPDIFIDDKVLMISFSSIDEEYLSRTSPSVHIQHIPTGFTVKATDPSYRELEMWSASKKL from the exons ATGGCGAAGGTTGCAGCTGAACCCATTTCTCTAAGTGCAGCTCTAAGTTCTTCAGCTTCCTCAGTCCGCCGACGACATAAAAGCTCAAGAATTCGTGCTTCTCAGCCCCTCAATGACAAAAGCAACTCCAATAAACAACTTG GTATGTTTGCCTTAAGGAAAAAGATTGAAGATTCAATTCTTTCTGCTGAGATATTGGCACCCACAGCATTGGAACAGGAAGAAGCTAGACACATCCAGCAGGAAAAAGTTATTCGTGAATGTAATCTGTGGGATGACATAGCCCAAGCAAATGAATTCCTTGTCAAACTGGCTGAGAGTGATAAGGTGGTTGATGCTCTTAAAGATCTCAGATATAAG GCTGAGGAAGCTAAGCTGATCATGGAATTGGCAGAGATGGATGCTATAAATGATGGGCTATTTAACCAGGCTTATTCAGCATCTGTGTACGTAAATAAGTATTTGAAGAAGTATGAAATGTCCAAGCTTCTTAATGAACCATATGAAAGGGAGGGAGCTTGCATTACCATAGAATCTGGACATGAAGGCATCCACGATGAG AGATGGGCCGAACAACTGGTACAAATGTACATTAAGTGGGCTGAAAAGCAAGGTCACAAGTGGAGGATAATTGAGAAATTTCCTTCAAAGAATGGTGGAATCAAGTCTGCAATCCTTGAGTTTGAATCAAACTTTGTCTATGGCTACCTGATGGGAGAAAGAGGTGTTCACCGTATGATAAAAGCCTCACCTGATGGATCCTTGGCATCTGAG GGTAGTTCAGCTACTGTGGATGTTATTCCTCTTTTTCTTGAATCAGTGCCCGACATCTTTATTGACGACAAGGTTCTAATGATCTCATTCTCATCAATTGATGAAGAATATCTTTCTAGAACTAGCCCTTCTGTCCACATACAGCATATTCCAACTGGTTTTACTGTTAAAGCAACAG ATCCTAGCTACAGGGAACTGGAAATGTGGAGTGCCTCTAAGAAGTTATGA
- the LOC113691725 gene encoding peptide chain release factor PrfB3, chloroplastic-like isoform X1 produces the protein MAKVAAEPISLSAALSSSASSVRRRHKSSRIRASQPLNDKSNSNKQLGMFALRKKIEDSILSAEILAPTALEQEEARHIQQEKVIRECNLWDDIAQANEFLVKLAESDKVVDALKDLRYKAEEAKLIMELAEMDAINDGLFNQAYSASVYVNKYLKKYEMSKLLNEPYEREGACITIESGHEGIHDERWAEQLVQMYIKWAEKQGHKWRIIEKFPSKNGGIKSAILEFESNFVYGYLMGERGVHRMIKASPDGSLASEGSSATVDVIPLFLESVPDIFIDDKVLMISFSSIDEEYLSRTSPSVHIQHIPTGFTVKATGERSQFANKMKALNRLKAKLLIVLENQRISKVEDIDRSAIVDLWCQETTRRYVFYPAKLVQDVKTGIQLPDLTSVLNGNIEPLIVAHINNRRSCNIIT, from the exons ATGGCGAAGGTTGCAGCTGAACCCATTTCTCTAAGTGCAGCTCTAAGTTCTTCAGCTTCCTCAGTCCGCCGACGACATAAAAGCTCAAGAATTCGTGCTTCTCAGCCCCTCAATGACAAAAGCAACTCCAATAAACAACTTG GTATGTTTGCCTTAAGGAAAAAGATTGAAGATTCAATTCTTTCTGCTGAGATATTGGCACCCACAGCATTGGAACAGGAAGAAGCTAGACACATCCAGCAGGAAAAAGTTATTCGTGAATGTAATCTGTGGGATGACATAGCCCAAGCAAATGAATTCCTTGTCAAACTGGCTGAGAGTGATAAGGTGGTTGATGCTCTTAAAGATCTCAGATATAAG GCTGAGGAAGCTAAGCTGATCATGGAATTGGCAGAGATGGATGCTATAAATGATGGGCTATTTAACCAGGCTTATTCAGCATCTGTGTACGTAAATAAGTATTTGAAGAAGTATGAAATGTCCAAGCTTCTTAATGAACCATATGAAAGGGAGGGAGCTTGCATTACCATAGAATCTGGACATGAAGGCATCCACGATGAG AGATGGGCCGAACAACTGGTACAAATGTACATTAAGTGGGCTGAAAAGCAAGGTCACAAGTGGAGGATAATTGAGAAATTTCCTTCAAAGAATGGTGGAATCAAGTCTGCAATCCTTGAGTTTGAATCAAACTTTGTCTATGGCTACCTGATGGGAGAAAGAGGTGTTCACCGTATGATAAAAGCCTCACCTGATGGATCCTTGGCATCTGAG GGTAGTTCAGCTACTGTGGATGTTATTCCTCTTTTTCTTGAATCAGTGCCCGACATCTTTATTGACGACAAGGTTCTAATGATCTCATTCTCATCAATTGATGAAGAATATCTTTCTAGAACTAGCCCTTCTGTCCACATACAGCATATTCCAACTGGTTTTACTGTTAAAGCAACAG GTGAAAGAAGTCAGTTTGCCAACAAGATGAAGGCCCTTAACCGCTTAAAGGCCAAACTTCTTATTGTTTTGGAGAACCAGAGAATATCAAAGGTAGAAGACATTGACAGAAGTGCCATTGTTGATTTGTGGTGTCAAGAGACTACTAGAAGATATGTGTTTTACCCAGCCAAGCTTGTACAAGATGTAAAAACTGGTATTCAACTGCCTGATCTAACCTCTGTTTTAAATGGAAACATAGAGCCTCTCATTGTTGCCCACATCAATAATAGACGATCATGTAATATAATTACCTGA